One Bufo gargarizans isolate SCDJY-AF-19 chromosome 3, ASM1485885v1, whole genome shotgun sequence DNA segment encodes these proteins:
- the LOC122932053 gene encoding neuferricin isoform X3 → MLGYLAAAAVCLAAVLVLRTDPWSFPEVPGLSYIFPEQCKAPFRRAIVSLWTCSREPGLNGQGDVNKGCLPSLRDWRLHRCWPSRRCVRTLPNTDVTPQQLAQLLPEELCRGKLIGHFYDEDGDPTKALEDALTVIDVGLKLKEQRHEENKQFPPCNSEFSSGASKVWCSKNSGGIKRDWVGVPRKLYLAGYDGYRCVCVRTNGPPSENPDSKEHNDRGDLDNPSLKEYKDCNPLFDWCWLKE, encoded by the exons ATGCTCGGATACCTGGCAGCCGCTGCTGTGTGCCTGGCGGCAGTGCTAGTCCTGCGGACGGATCCATGGTCCTTCCCTGAGGTCCCCGGGTTGAGCTATATCTTTCCAGAGCAGTGCAAG gcccctttcagaagaGCGATTGTCTCGCTGTGGACTTGCAGCAGGGAACCCGGACTGAACGGCCAGGGTGACGTAAA CAAAGGATGCCTCCCGAGCCTACGTGACTGGAGACTTCACAGATGCTGGCCTAGTAGACGATGTGTCCGAACTCTCCCCAACACAGATGTTACACCTCAACAACTGGCTCAGCTTTTACCAGAAGAATTATGTCGCG GTAAACTCATAGGACACTTTTATGATGAAGATGGAGATCCTACCAAAGCTTTAGAAGATGCTTTAACAGTCATTGACGTTGGGTTAAAGTTAAAAGAGCAGAGACATGAAGAGAATAAGCAATTCCCACCATGTAACTCagaatttagctctggggccagCAAAGTGTGGTGTTCCAAAAATAG TGGTGGAATAAAAAGAGATTGGGTTGGTGTCCCCAGAAAATTGTATCTAGCTGGATATGATGGATATCGTTGTGTGTGCGTCAGGACTAATGGTCCCCCATCAGAAAATCCAGACTCTAAAGAACACAATGATCGGGGAGA
- the LOC122932053 gene encoding neuferricin isoform X2 — translation MLGYLAAAAVCLAAVLVLRTDPWSFPEVPGLSYIFPEQCKVKEGRLLSREELSRYHGGQGSPGLYLAVLGQVFDVQKGIKHYGPGGSYSFFAAKDASRAYVTGDFTDAGLVDDVSELSPTQMLHLNNWLSFYQKNYVAVGKLIGHFYDEDGDPTKALEDALTVIDVGLKLKEQRHEENKQFPPCNSEFSSGASKVWCSKNSGGIKRDWVGVPRKLYLAGYDGYRCVCVRTNGPPSENPDSKEHNDRGDLDNPSLKEYKDCNPLFDWCWLKE, via the exons ATGCTCGGATACCTGGCAGCCGCTGCTGTGTGCCTGGCGGCAGTGCTAGTCCTGCGGACGGATCCATGGTCCTTCCCTGAGGTCCCCGGGTTGAGCTATATCTTTCCAGAGCAGTGCAAGGTGAAGGAAGGGCGGCTGCTGAGCCGGGAGGAGCTGTCCAGATACCATGGGGGGCAGGGCAGCCCCGGCTTGTACCTGGCCGTGCTGGGCCAGGTGTTTGATGTGCAGAAGGGAATAAAGCACTACGGGCCTGGGGGCTCCTACAGCTTCTTTGCAG CAAAGGATGCCTCCCGAGCCTACGTGACTGGAGACTTCACAGATGCTGGCCTAGTAGACGATGTGTCCGAACTCTCCCCAACACAGATGTTACACCTCAACAACTGGCTCAGCTTTTACCAGAAGAATTATGTCGCGGTTG GTAAACTCATAGGACACTTTTATGATGAAGATGGAGATCCTACCAAAGCTTTAGAAGATGCTTTAACAGTCATTGACGTTGGGTTAAAGTTAAAAGAGCAGAGACATGAAGAGAATAAGCAATTCCCACCATGTAACTCagaatttagctctggggccagCAAAGTGTGGTGTTCCAAAAATAG TGGTGGAATAAAAAGAGATTGGGTTGGTGTCCCCAGAAAATTGTATCTAGCTGGATATGATGGATATCGTTGTGTGTGCGTCAGGACTAATGGTCCCCCATCAGAAAATCCAGACTCTAAAGAACACAATGATCGGGGAGA
- the LOC122932053 gene encoding neuferricin isoform X4, producing the protein MLGYLAAAAVCLAAVLVLRTDPWSFPEVPGLSYIFPEQCKAPFRRAIVSLWTCSREPGLNGQAKDASRAYVTGDFTDAGLVDDVSELSPTQMLHLNNWLSFYQKNYVAVGKLIGHFYDEDGDPTKALEDALTVIDVGLKLKEQRHEENKQFPPCNSEFSSGASKVWCSKNSGGIKRDWVGVPRKLYLAGYDGYRCVCVRTNGPPSENPDSKEHNDRGDLDNPSLKEYKDCNPLFDWCWLKE; encoded by the exons ATGCTCGGATACCTGGCAGCCGCTGCTGTGTGCCTGGCGGCAGTGCTAGTCCTGCGGACGGATCCATGGTCCTTCCCTGAGGTCCCCGGGTTGAGCTATATCTTTCCAGAGCAGTGCAAG gcccctttcagaagaGCGATTGTCTCGCTGTGGACTTGCAGCAGGGAACCCGGACTGAACGGCCAGG CAAAGGATGCCTCCCGAGCCTACGTGACTGGAGACTTCACAGATGCTGGCCTAGTAGACGATGTGTCCGAACTCTCCCCAACACAGATGTTACACCTCAACAACTGGCTCAGCTTTTACCAGAAGAATTATGTCGCGGTTG GTAAACTCATAGGACACTTTTATGATGAAGATGGAGATCCTACCAAAGCTTTAGAAGATGCTTTAACAGTCATTGACGTTGGGTTAAAGTTAAAAGAGCAGAGACATGAAGAGAATAAGCAATTCCCACCATGTAACTCagaatttagctctggggccagCAAAGTGTGGTGTTCCAAAAATAG TGGTGGAATAAAAAGAGATTGGGTTGGTGTCCCCAGAAAATTGTATCTAGCTGGATATGATGGATATCGTTGTGTGTGCGTCAGGACTAATGGTCCCCCATCAGAAAATCCAGACTCTAAAGAACACAATGATCGGGGAGA
- the LOC122932053 gene encoding neuferricin isoform X1, producing the protein MLGYLAAAAVCLAAVLVLRTDPWSFPEVPGLSYIFPEQCKVKEGRLLSREELSRYHGGQGSPGLYLAVLGQVFDVQKGIKHYGPGGSYSFFAGPFQKSDCLAVDLQQGTRTERPGKGCLPSLRDWRLHRCWPSRRCVRTLPNTDVTPQQLAQLLPEELCRGKLIGHFYDEDGDPTKALEDALTVIDVGLKLKEQRHEENKQFPPCNSEFSSGASKVWCSKNSGGIKRDWVGVPRKLYLAGYDGYRCVCVRTNGPPSENPDSKEHNDRGDLDNPSLKEYKDCNPLFDWCWLKE; encoded by the exons ATGCTCGGATACCTGGCAGCCGCTGCTGTGTGCCTGGCGGCAGTGCTAGTCCTGCGGACGGATCCATGGTCCTTCCCTGAGGTCCCCGGGTTGAGCTATATCTTTCCAGAGCAGTGCAAGGTGAAGGAAGGGCGGCTGCTGAGCCGGGAGGAGCTGTCCAGATACCATGGGGGGCAGGGCAGCCCCGGCTTGTACCTGGCCGTGCTGGGCCAGGTGTTTGATGTGCAGAAGGGAATAAAGCACTACGGGCCTGGGGGCTCCTACAGCTTCTTTGCAG gcccctttcagaagaGCGATTGTCTCGCTGTGGACTTGCAGCAGGGAACCCGGACTGAACGGCCAGG CAAAGGATGCCTCCCGAGCCTACGTGACTGGAGACTTCACAGATGCTGGCCTAGTAGACGATGTGTCCGAACTCTCCCCAACACAGATGTTACACCTCAACAACTGGCTCAGCTTTTACCAGAAGAATTATGTCGCG GTAAACTCATAGGACACTTTTATGATGAAGATGGAGATCCTACCAAAGCTTTAGAAGATGCTTTAACAGTCATTGACGTTGGGTTAAAGTTAAAAGAGCAGAGACATGAAGAGAATAAGCAATTCCCACCATGTAACTCagaatttagctctggggccagCAAAGTGTGGTGTTCCAAAAATAG TGGTGGAATAAAAAGAGATTGGGTTGGTGTCCCCAGAAAATTGTATCTAGCTGGATATGATGGATATCGTTGTGTGTGCGTCAGGACTAATGGTCCCCCATCAGAAAATCCAGACTCTAAAGAACACAATGATCGGGGAGA